Proteins found in one Fundulus heteroclitus isolate FHET01 unplaced genomic scaffold, MU-UCD_Fhet_4.1 scaffold_54, whole genome shotgun sequence genomic segment:
- the slc17a9b gene encoding solute carrier family 17 member 9b gives MAVIQKHGKSSGPDLVFHKESLPPDKVGAHGCQKKWPEAHSHWSRPVARVWTVVLLLGTCLLYCARVAMPICAVSMAEKFNWTKRESGMVLGSFFWGYCFTQVFGGYVSDRVGGEKVLLLSAAAWGSMTAFTPILAHLCSQPIFSMTLARFLMGLLQGVHYPSLASLCSQKVVESERGFLMSTVGSGSYLGTLVIGGVGSLMLDLYGWESVFYVSGLLSVLWAYCMWKYLLKGEGPIITLESLGNGVAQSKLTKRHWARLLKQPAVCAVIVTHLCTASTFFTLLSWLPTFFKDTFPDAKGWVFNVIPWLVAIPSSLFSGCLSDHLISQGFDTASVRKLMQFFSMGVSSVFTVLLCGNTTFPWAVAFVSATMGLTTFSHSGVSVNVQDLAPSCAGALFGIMNTCGAFSGVLMVYFSGYLIEATGSWGSMFALITTVNLMGLFTFLAFAEARRVDIESGRIRHNSIHI, from the exons ATggcagttattcaaaaacatGGCAAGAGCTCTGGTCCAGATTTGGTCTTTCACAAGGAGAGCCTCCCGCCTGACAAGGTCGGAGCCCACGGATGCCAGAAGAAGTGGCCCGAAGCGCACTCACACTGGTCGAG GCCAGTGGCGAGGGTATGGACGGTGGTgctgctgttgggaacatgcCTCCTTTACTGCGCCCGTGTGGCGATGCCCATCTGTGCCGTCAGCATGGCGGAGAAGTTCAACTGGACCAAGAGAGAGTCCGGCATGGTGCTGGGCAGCTTCTTCTGGGGATACTGCTTCACCCAAGTGTTCGGAGGTTACGTCAGCGACCG TGTGGGAGGTGAGAAGGTCCTCCTGCTCTCTGCAGCAGCCTGGGGCTCCATGACAGCTTTCACTCCGATCCTTGCCCACCTCTGCTCCCAGCCAATCTTCTCCATGACGCTGGCCCGCTTCCTCATGGGCCTGTTACAAG gagttCATTACCCTTCCCTGGCAAGCCTGTGCTCGCAGAAGGTGGTGGAGAGCGAGCGAGGCTTCCTCATGAGCACTGTGGGGAGTGGCTCCTATCTCGG cacccTTGTGATTGGAGGAGTTGGTTCCCTCATGCTGGACCTGTATGGCTGGGAGAGCGTTTTCTATGTGTCCGGTCTCCTCTCAGTCCTTTGGGCTTACTGCATGTGGAAATATCTACTTAAAGGAGAAG GCCCTATAATCACACTTGAGTCCCTGGGCAATGGTGTGGCCCAGTCGAAACTTACCAAAAGACATTGGGCACGACTCCTTAAACAACCTGCAGTCTG CGCTGTGATAGTAACACACCTTTGCACAGCAAGCACTTTCTTCACTCTTCTGTCGTGGCTGCCGACGTTCTTTAAAGACACCTTTCCTGATGCCAAG GGCTGGGTGTTCAACGTCATTCCCTGGTTGGTAGCCATACCCTCATCTCTGTTCAGCGGCTGCTTATCCGATCATCTCATAAGCCAAG GTTTTGACACCGCCTCAGTAAGGAAGTTGATGCAG TTTTTCTCCATGGGAGTGTCCAGCGTGTTCACAGTCCTTCTGTGTGGCAACACCACCTTCCCCTGGGCTGTAGCGTTTGTGTCGGCCACCATGGGCCTCACCACCTTCAGTCACAG CGGGGTTTCTGTGAATGTTCAGGATCTCGCTCCTTCTTGTGCCGGAGCTCTATTTG GTATCATGAATACGTGTGGGGCATTCTCAG GAGTCCTGATGGTGTACTTTTCGGGGTATCTCATTGAGGCGACGGGCTCGTGGGGGTCGATGTTTGCCCTCATCACCACGGTCAACCTGATGGGCCTCTTCACCTTCCTGGCCTTTGCTGAGGCTCGCAGGGTCGATATCGAGTCCGGCAGGATCCGCCACAACAGCATCCACATCTAA